In Candidatus Devosia phytovorans, the DNA window CGTCTCGAACTTATCCCCCAGCAGCGCATCGCTGGTAGGATCGGCGATATGGACGAAGGGCACGGAAATGGCACTGATGATCTGGTCGGCGACGATATGCATGGTGTTGGTGGCAAGGCCGATGACCTCAGCGCCCGCCTGTTCGAGCCCTTTGGCGATCTCGGCGAGTTGCCGGCCAGCGCCTGCCCAGTCACCCGCCGCCTGCATTTCGGCAATGGGTGCAAAGTCCACCGAATGGACGATCAGTGGCGCGGAGTGCAATCCGCCCAGCCGGCGCGCCACTTCCTGGTTGAGCACGCGGTAGTAATGCGCGGTGGATTCCCAGCTCATGCCGCCGATCAGGCCGATGGTCTTCATGATTGTCCTTCAGGCAAAGCGCTCTGGAATGTCGGCGAAGGCTTCCACGACCTTGTCATAGGCGTCCTTCTTGAAGGGCACGATGAGGCCGGGGGTGCGGCTGAGTTTTTCCCAGCGCCAGTCATCGAATTCGGCCTTGTGCTTGCCGCCGCCGGGCTTGATCACATTGATCTCGTGCTCGTCGCCGGTAAAGGCAAAGGCGAACCAGCGCTGGCGCTGGCCGCGATACTTGCCCTTGAGCGCCACGCCCAGGGATTCCTCGGGCAGGTCGTAGAAAATCCATTCCGGGGCTTCGGCGAGCAGGCTTACCGAGGCAATGCTGGTTTCCTCGAAAAGCTCGCGCAAGGCCGCCTTGAGGGGGTCCTCACCCTTGTCGATGCCGCCCTGGGGCATCTGCCAGGGCGCGCCCTGCGCGGCGCTCTTTTCCGGGTCGTCCTCGCCGCGTCGCTTGCCGATGAAGACTTCGCCCTTGCTGTTGAAGACGGCAATGCCCACGCAGTCGCGATAGGGCAGGGATTCTCGGGTCGGACGGACGGGCATGGCGAAAACCTATTTCATCAGGGCGCTGGCAGGCACCAGCGAAATGCCCTTGGTCTCGAGGTCGCGCGACCATTCGCTGATTGCGGCCATCGAGATGGGCAGGGCAGAGACAATACCAATTGCCTGCCCATTCTCCAGCGCCTTGGCTTCAAGGCTGGCAAGCGCTGCCAGTATGGCCTGGCGGGACGGATTGGCGTCGATGACGAGATCGGATCGCGAGAAGGGCACCTTGTTGCCCTGCGCCAGTTGCGGCGCCAGCGAGCGGTTGGACGAGCCGTCATCGATATAGCCCAGGCCTCGCGCGCCCAGTTCTTCCATGATGGGGGCGAAATCCTGGGCAGAGGCGGTAAAGCGGGCTCCCATGTTGTTAATGACACCGGTATAGCCGCCAAAGCGGGACATCAGCCAAAAAAGCTTGTCGAGATTGGCGCGGGGTGTCTCGCCAGTCAGCAGCGTCTGCGGGCCGGGATCATTCTGCGGGTAGTCGAAGGGCTCGAGCGGGATCTCGAGCATGACCTCATGGCCTGCCATGCGCGCCGCCGAGACAGTATTGGACAGCGTCTTGCCATAGGGAGCAAAGGCCAGGGTCACCGACTCGGGCAGGCTTTCGATGGCTTCGAGCGAACCCTGTTCGTTGATACCAAGCCCGGTCACAATGACCGCGATCCTGGGGCCCCCGGCTGCGGCGGCGCCGCTGATCGGGGCGGCATAGGCGGCAAACGGGGTGAGGCCGGTTGCGGCAATGCGGGGAATCGAGCCATTGCTGGTTTCCTCGCTCAGGTCGGGCAGGGCACCAAATACATCGGGCAGGCCGGCAATGGCACCCGTGCCGGATGTTCCCGGCGGCGCGGCTTCGGCGCCATCAACGGGATATTCCTGAGGATCGGCGGTGATTGTCACCGGGCCGGTCGAGAGCTCATTGGCCAGCTCGTTCTGGCCGCGCACCGAAGTAATGGCCACTTCCTGGCTGGGTCGTCCGCCGTTGGGATCGTCGGTCAGCAGCACACGCAGGGCAAAGCCGGCGCCAATCAGGACCAGAATGGCGAACAGTACCCGCGCCAGCGGAAAGTGCGGCCGTGTGCCAGGCTTGCGCTTGCGGCCGGTCAGCGGTGTCGAGAGGTCATTGGCCATCATCTGTTTCCACGCAGGAAAAGACAGCGGGGGCGAGGCAGCGAATCAGCCGCCCCGCCCCCGGCAATTTGCATAGCACAGCAGGCCTGCCTGCCGTTATTCGGCCTTGGGCGGGAAGGCTGCGTCGGTCTCCTCGCCCAGCATCAGCCGGATGGCATATTGCAGCTGGGTGTCTTCCGACTTCTCGGCCGGTACATAGACCGACGAGCCGACGCTGCTTTCTTCCTGGCCTTCGATGGTGATGTGGCCAGCCAAGCCCGCTTCGCCGATGATCTCGTCGCGGCCTTGGAATTCCTCGGGCACGACCTGCTTGATCTCGATGTCGGGCGTGATGCCCAGCGCCTGGATCGAGCGGTTGTTCGGCGTGTAGTAGCGGGCCGTGGTCAGGCGCATGGCGCCATCGGGGCCGAGCGAAATGATCGACTGCACCGAACCCTTGCCGAAGCTGCGGGTGCCCACGACGGTGGCGCGCTTATGGTCCTGCAGGGCGCCAGCGACGATTTCAGACGCCGAGGCCGACCCACCATTGACGAGAACGACCATGGGCACGCTGGCCAGCTGGCTGTCCAGCGGATCCGGCTGAGCGTCATAGCGGGCGCTTTCCTCGGGAATGCGGCCACGGGTCAGGACGACGGCGCCCTGCTTGAGGAAGGCGTCAGCCACATAGACCGACTGGTCGACAAGGCCGCCCGGATTGTTGCGCAGGTCGAGGATGATGCCCTTGGGCGCCACGCCATCGCGTTCGGCATAGATATCCTTAATGGCATTTTCGATGCCCACAAAGGCCTGTTCGGAGAAGCGCGAGAGGCGCAGCAGGGCGATGTCGCCCTCGCCTTCTTCTTCGCCGCCTTCCATGCTCCAGCGCACGGCGCGCATGGCAATGGTGGCACGCGTCAGCTCGAAGTCGAGCGGCTTGTCGACACCTTCGCGGGCGATGGTGATCTTGACCGACGTTCCCAACGGGCCGCGCATCTTGCCGACGGCGTCGTCAAGGGTCAGGCCCTGCACGTCCGAACCGTCAATCTGGATGATCAGGTCGTTGGCCAGAACGCCGGCCTTGGCGGCAGGCGTATCGTCGATCGGGGAGACGACCTTGACCACGCCGTCTTCCATCGTGACTTCGATACCAAGGCCGCCGAATTCACCGGATGTGTCCTGGCTGAAATCGTCATAGTCCTGCGGCGGCAGGTAGCCCGAATGCGGATCGAGAGAGGTCAGCATGCCCTGGATGGCGGCGCGGATCAGTTCCTGCTCGTCCGGCGGATCGACATATTCGGCGCGGATGCGGTCGAAGATTTCGCCGAACAGATTGAGATCGGCATAGATTTCGAGCGGATCACGCGGTGCGGCGGCGTTTTCCTCGGCCGTTGGCTCGGGCTGTTCGCCGCTGGGCGCTTCGTCGGCCGGCGGCGTCTGGTCAGGAGCCTGATCTTCGGCCGGGGGTGCCTGTTCTTCCTGTGCAGGAGCCGGGGTTGGCTCCTGTGCGATCAACAGGCCAGCGGGCAGCGACAGCGCCGCGATGATGGCGAGCGTGCTAAGGGGAGTCAGGCGCATGAGGGTTCTATCCACTCTGTGTCGGGGTGGCCCACCACCCGGTCGGGTCGATGGGCTCGTTGTTTTGTCGCAGTTCAATATAGAGGGTCGGCTGGGCGGCGCCAGCGTTGGTGGTGACGGAACGGCCAATTGTGCGTGAGCCCATGGTGCCCAGCGGCATGCCCATCTGCACGAATTGTCCGATATCGACGCTGACCGCGTCGAGGCCCGCAAGGAGCGCGGTATAGTTCTGGCCCGTATTGAGAATGATGATTTGGCCGTAATTGAGGTAAGGGCCCTTGTAGAGCACCCAGCCGTCGGCTGGCGCCACCACCTGCGCCTCGGCGCGGGTGACCACGGAGATGCCATGGGTCAGACCGCCGAAGCCATCGCTGGTGCCATAGTCGGCGACATTGACGCCATTGGAGGGCATGGTCAGGTGGCCGCGAATGGCACCGAAGGGTACGGCTGGTTCGGTGCGCGCGGCATTGGCCAGGGCGGTGCGGATTTCCGTCTCGGTCATGGTCGGCGCATCAGGGTCGGGCGTCGGGGCTGGCGTGTTGACCGCCGTGGCGCGACGCGACAGGCTCGAGATTAATTCCTGCAGCGTCGTGGCGCGGGAGGCCAGCGCCACGGCCTCCGCCTCTTCTGTTTCCAGCTGGTCATTGCGCTGGTCGATACCCTGGCGGCGCGCGGCGATCAGCGTGGCGATGCGCAGCTGCTCTTCCTCGAGCACTTCGTAATTAGCCTTGAGGGTGGCTTCTTCCTCCAGTGCTTGGGTCTTGATGTCGGTCAGGGCTTTGAGATCGGCCGTCACCGCTTCGGCCTTGGCCTGCAGCTGCGGCACGATGGCGGCGATCAGCATGGCGCTGCGCGCCGAGCCGAGGGCGTCATCGGGATCGACGATCAGCGCCGGGGGCGGATTGAGGCTGATGCGCTGTAGCGCCGCCATCACATTGGCGACCTCGGCATTGGAGCCGTCGAGCCGGCCACGCACCTCGAATTCCTGGACGATCAGCGCCGAGAGGCGCTCCTCGACATCCGCCACTTCGATCTCGGCCAGCTTGACCCGCTGGGCGGCGGCGATCAGGGCAGCGTTCTGGCGGGTGCGGTCGCCCTCCATCTCGGCAATGTCGGCCTTGAGCGCATCGATACGCTCCTGGCTCAGCGTCATGGATTGCTCCATGGCTTCCACGTCTGCCTGTGTCGGAATGGCGGGACCAGCGGGGGTGGCCACCGGTTCGGTGGTGGAAATGGTGCCGCGGAGCGGCACATCCTCACCCGGGGGCTGTTCCGTCTGCGCCATGAGCGGAAGGCTGACGGAGCCCGCCAGCAGCAGGCCGGCCAGCATCACACCCCATCTCTTGCGCGGCCGCAGAGCCATGCCCTCTCCACCATGGGTCGCATGACCCCGAATCAATTCCCGCACCATAGCAAGGGTGAAGAAAACCGCAGGTTAACGTTGCTTAACCATGTGGTGATTGCGCTAGTCACCCCGGTGATAGGGATGGCCGCTCAGGATCGTGGTCGTTCGATAGAGCTGTTCTGCCAGCATGATGCGGACCAGCTGGTGTGGCCAGACCATAGGAGAGAAGCTGACCACAAGGTCGGCCTGCTTGACCAAGTCCGGATCGATACCGTCGGCGCCGCCGATGATGAAGCTTACGGCCGGGCGGCCGTCGTCGCGCCAGCGGCCGATCTGGCTGGCGAAGGCCTCCGAGCCGAGGCCCTTGCCGCGCTCGTCGAGCGCCACGATGATCCCGTCGGGCAGGGCCGCGCGCAACCCCTTGGCCTCGTCAGCCTTGCGGCTGGCCGAGGAAGAGGCGCGGGATTCGGTGAGTTCGATCACGTCGAAATGGGTCAGTGCCAGCGGCTTGCCGCCGCCGACAGCGCGATCGAGATAGCGGGCGACCAGTTCCCGCTCCGGTCCGGATTTCATCCGGCCGACGGCCGCGATCGTGATACGCATATCGAAAGGCTAGTGCTGGTCAGCCGCGAAATCGGCCTGCCACATCTTCTCGATATTGTAGAATTCGCGCACTTCCGGACGGAAGATGTGGACGATGACATCGCCGGCATCGACCAGCACCCAGTCGCAATGGGGCAGGCCTTCGATGCGCGGCTTGCCATAACCGGCATCGCGCAGGGCGGTGACCATCTGGTCGGCAACGGCGCCGACGTGACGCTGGCTGCGACCGGAGGCGACGACCATGTGATCGGCCAGCGAGGACTTGCCGGTGATATCCACGGCAACGATTTCCTCGGCCTTGGCATCGTCAAGGCAGTCGAGGATTACATCGATCATGGGACGTTCCGGATTGGCCACAACGGCGTTCGGGGCGGAAACGGTGTTCTCGGGCAGCGCGGTCATCAGCAATGACCTTGCGCCCATGCCTGTGCATGGGTCATGCGTAAAATCAGCATCCTTGGTTGTTGATCGGAAAAGCCAGGCGTTTTGTAAAACCGCAAGCCGTCAGTTCCTGTTTTGGTGACATCTATCACACCAGCACAATATGCGCGTTTGGTGACAGTTTCGCAAGATTGGGTCTTCACTTTGACTTAACGTGTTGCCGCCTTGCCCTGATGGCCGAAGACGAGAGCGGCGATTGCCGGCCGTGCAGATAGACCCAGGCGCGCGGCGGGAGCGAGGCCAGCCGATTGGCATCATCCTCGTCGACACGCCAGCGCGACAGGTAATTGGCGGCCATGGAGGCCGGTGCGCGTCGTCCCGACCCGGGGCGGACATAGACCGAGATCGGAACCATGGCGGCAATGTTGCGCCAGCGTTCCCAGCGATGGAAATCGGCCAGGTTGTCGGCGCCCATGATCCAGACAAAATTGCGGTCGGCCAGGGTCTGGGTCAGGTAGCGCACGGTCTGCCAGGAATAGGTGAAGCCATGGGCGGCTTCAAATCCTGTGACGCGGACTCGCGGATTGTCGATGAACCGGCGGGCGGCGATGACGCGATCGGCCAGTGGGGCCAGATCCTTGTTGCTCTTCAGGGGGTTGCCTGGGGTGACGAGAACCCAGACAGCGTCGAGCTGGAGGCGGCGCAGGCTTTCCTCGATGACGAGAAGATGGCCTTCGTGGATGGGATTGAAGCTGCCGCCGAACAGGCCGATGCGCATGCCGGAGCCGGAGGGCGGCAGCTCGGTTATTCCAGCGATGTGAACAGGATGGCGTAGGTTCAAAAGCGGTCTCAGGGCCTCGTCTGGCCATTGCCGCGGACGCGGTATTTGAAGCTGGTGAGCTGTTCGACGCCGACCGGGCCGCGGGCATGCATCTTGCCGGTGGCAATGCCAATCTCTCCGCCGAAACCGAATTCGCCGCCGTCGGCAAACTGGGTCGAGGCATTGTGCACCAGGATGGCGCTGTCGATTTCGTTGAAGAATTTTTCAACTGCGACAGGGTCTTCTGCGATGATCGCCTCGGTGTGGTGGCTGGAATAGTGCTCGATATGGGCGATGGCTGCCTCGACCGAGTCGACGACCTTCACCGAAATGATGGCGTCCTCATATTCGGTCCGCCAATCCTCTTCCGTGGCCGCTAATGTTAGCGGACTGTTAGCATTGACCGTCGCATCGCCGCGAATTTCGCAGCCTTTGGCGGTCAATGCGTCAAGGATCGGATTGAGGTGGGTGGCGACCACGTCCTTATGCACCAGCAGCGTCTCGGCAGCGCCACAGACGCCGGTGCGGCGCATCTTGGCATTGAGGGTGACGTTCACCGCCTTGTCGAGGTCGGCCGAGCTGTCGATATAGACATGCACCAGGCCTTCCAGGTGGGCAAAGACCGGGACGCGGGCTTCGTCCTGCACGCGGGCGACCAAGGTCTTGCCGCCGCGCGGCACGATGACGTCGATATTGCCGTCGAGACCTTTCAGCATTTCGCCGACTGCAGCGCGGTCCACGGTGGGTACCAGTTGCAGGCAATCCTCGGGCAGGCGTGCGGCATGCAGGCCATCGAGCATGCAATCAACGATGGCCTTGCTGGAGTGGAAGCTGTCGCTGCCGCCACGGAGGATGACGGCATTGCCCGACTTGATGGCCAAAGCCCCGGCATCGGCGGTCACATTGGGACGGCTTTCAAAGATCACGCCGATGACGCCGAGCGGGGTGCGTACGCGCTCGATGTGGAGGCCATTGGGCCGATCCCATTCGGCAATTACCGTTCCGACCGGATCGGGCAGCTCGGCAATGGTTTTCACCGCCTCGATGATGCCGTCGATGCGGGCATCGGTCAGCAGCAGGCGATCGAGGAAGGCTTTGGAAATGCCCTTGGCTTCGGCCGCGGCCATGTCCTTGGCATTGGCTTCGAGGATCGACTTGCGATGCGCGTTGATGGCGCCGGCAGCAACGGTGAGCGCCATCTGCTTTTGCTGCGGCGTGGCAAGGGCCAGCGCCTTGGCGCCCTTGCGTGCATTGCGGCCGATCTCGGCCATGATGGTTTCAACCGACTGGACCTGTTCAGCCAAGCTCATCGACAGTCTCCTCCTTGGCGCCAATCAGCACCAGATTGTCGCGATGGATCAATGCGGCACGATTGCCCGCGCCGAGCAATTCAAGCACGGCGTCGCTGCGCTTGCCCATGACCAGCCGCGCCTCGTCGCTATCGAGGCCCGCAAGGCCGCGCGCCACTTCCAGACCATCGGGATTGAGCACGGCGACGGTGTCGCTGCGCTCGAAATTCCCGGTGACTTTCGTGACGCCGATCGGCAGCAGCGACTTGCCGGTCAGAAGCGCCCGCGCGGCGCCGGCATCGACCTGCAGGGTGCC includes these proteins:
- a CDS encoding aspartate/glutamate racemase family protein, which codes for MKTIGLIGGMSWESTAHYYRVLNQEVARRLGGLHSAPLIVHSVDFAPIAEMQAAGDWAGAGRQLAEIAKGLEQAGAEVIGLATNTMHIVADQIISAISVPFVHIADPTSDALLGDKFETVGLLGTRFTMEMGFYRDRLAERGLTALIPEVDRTNLNGIIYDELCLGIIREESRQVYVTAIERLKARGAEAVILGCTEITMLIDDSVSPLPVYDTTDLHARALVSAALS
- a CDS encoding RNA pyrophosphohydrolase, whose amino-acid sequence is MPVRPTRESLPYRDCVGIAVFNSKGEVFIGKRRGEDDPEKSAAQGAPWQMPQGGIDKGEDPLKAALRELFEETSIASVSLLAEAPEWIFYDLPEESLGVALKGKYRGQRQRWFAFAFTGDEHEINVIKPGGGKHKAEFDDWRWEKLSRTPGLIVPFKKDAYDKVVEAFADIPERFA
- a CDS encoding divergent polysaccharide deacetylase family protein, which gives rise to MANDLSTPLTGRKRKPGTRPHFPLARVLFAILVLIGAGFALRVLLTDDPNGGRPSQEVAITSVRGQNELANELSTGPVTITADPQEYPVDGAEAAPPGTSGTGAIAGLPDVFGALPDLSEETSNGSIPRIAATGLTPFAAYAAPISGAAAAGGPRIAVIVTGLGINEQGSLEAIESLPESVTLAFAPYGKTLSNTVSAARMAGHEVMLEIPLEPFDYPQNDPGPQTLLTGETPRANLDKLFWLMSRFGGYTGVINNMGARFTASAQDFAPIMEELGARGLGYIDDGSSNRSLAPQLAQGNKVPFSRSDLVIDANPSRQAILAALASLEAKALENGQAIGIVSALPISMAAISEWSRDLETKGISLVPASALMK
- a CDS encoding S41 family peptidase, which encodes MRLTPLSTLAIIAALSLPAGLLIAQEPTPAPAQEEQAPPAEDQAPDQTPPADEAPSGEQPEPTAEENAAAPRDPLEIYADLNLFGEIFDRIRAEYVDPPDEQELIRAAIQGMLTSLDPHSGYLPPQDYDDFSQDTSGEFGGLGIEVTMEDGVVKVVSPIDDTPAAKAGVLANDLIIQIDGSDVQGLTLDDAVGKMRGPLGTSVKITIAREGVDKPLDFELTRATIAMRAVRWSMEGGEEEGEGDIALLRLSRFSEQAFVGIENAIKDIYAERDGVAPKGIILDLRNNPGGLVDQSVYVADAFLKQGAVVLTRGRIPEESARYDAQPDPLDSQLASVPMVVLVNGGSASASEIVAGALQDHKRATVVGTRSFGKGSVQSIISLGPDGAMRLTTARYYTPNNRSIQALGITPDIEIKQVVPEEFQGRDEIIGEAGLAGHITIEGQEESSVGSSVYVPAEKSEDTQLQYAIRLMLGEETDAAFPPKAE
- a CDS encoding peptidoglycan DD-metalloendopeptidase family protein — its product is MALRPRKRWGVMLAGLLLAGSVSLPLMAQTEQPPGEDVPLRGTISTTEPVATPAGPAIPTQADVEAMEQSMTLSQERIDALKADIAEMEGDRTRQNAALIAAAQRVKLAEIEVADVEERLSALIVQEFEVRGRLDGSNAEVANVMAALQRISLNPPPALIVDPDDALGSARSAMLIAAIVPQLQAKAEAVTADLKALTDIKTQALEEEATLKANYEVLEEEQLRIATLIAARRQGIDQRNDQLETEEAEAVALASRATTLQELISSLSRRATAVNTPAPTPDPDAPTMTETEIRTALANAARTEPAVPFGAIRGHLTMPSNGVNVADYGTSDGFGGLTHGISVVTRAEAQVVAPADGWVLYKGPYLNYGQIIILNTGQNYTALLAGLDAVSVDIGQFVQMGMPLGTMGSRTIGRSVTTNAGAAQPTLYIELRQNNEPIDPTGWWATPTQSG
- the rlmH gene encoding 23S rRNA (pseudouridine(1915)-N(3))-methyltransferase RlmH, whose translation is MRITIAAVGRMKSGPERELVARYLDRAVGGGKPLALTHFDVIELTESRASSSASRKADEAKGLRAALPDGIIVALDERGKGLGSEAFASQIGRWRDDGRPAVSFIIGGADGIDPDLVKQADLVVSFSPMVWPHQLVRIMLAEQLYRTTTILSGHPYHRGD
- the rsfS gene encoding ribosome silencing factor; protein product: MIDVILDCLDDAKAEEIVAVDITGKSSLADHMVVASGRSQRHVGAVADQMVTALRDAGYGKPRIEGLPHCDWVLVDAGDVIVHIFRPEVREFYNIEKMWQADFAADQH
- a CDS encoding nicotinate-nucleotide adenylyltransferase — translated: MNLRHPVHIAGITELPPSGSGMRIGLFGGSFNPIHEGHLLVIEESLRRLQLDAVWVLVTPGNPLKSNKDLAPLADRVIAARRFIDNPRVRVTGFEAAHGFTYSWQTVRYLTQTLADRNFVWIMGADNLADFHRWERWRNIAAMVPISVYVRPGSGRRAPASMAANYLSRWRVDEDDANRLASLPPRAWVYLHGRQSPLSSSAIRARRQHVKSK
- a CDS encoding glutamate-5-semialdehyde dehydrogenase, whose translation is MSLAEQVQSVETIMAEIGRNARKGAKALALATPQQKQMALTVAAGAINAHRKSILEANAKDMAAAEAKGISKAFLDRLLLTDARIDGIIEAVKTIAELPDPVGTVIAEWDRPNGLHIERVRTPLGVIGVIFESRPNVTADAGALAIKSGNAVILRGGSDSFHSSKAIVDCMLDGLHAARLPEDCLQLVPTVDRAAVGEMLKGLDGNIDVIVPRGGKTLVARVQDEARVPVFAHLEGLVHVYIDSSADLDKAVNVTLNAKMRRTGVCGAAETLLVHKDVVATHLNPILDALTAKGCEIRGDATVNANSPLTLAATEEDWRTEYEDAIISVKVVDSVEAAIAHIEHYSSHHTEAIIAEDPVAVEKFFNEIDSAILVHNASTQFADGGEFGFGGEIGIATGKMHARGPVGVEQLTSFKYRVRGNGQTRP